In Burkholderiales bacterium, a genomic segment contains:
- a CDS encoding ABC transporter permease gives MTTLAAPSPLQRISTALYLRPRILLFLLLAPPLIWLGVIYLGSLFALLLQSFFYIDEFAGTIVHDFSLRTYGELFTRANFDIFLRTAVMAAVVTVAAAIVAFPIAYYMVRYASLKTKALLYLAVMLPLWSSYLVRVYAWKLILAKEGIVTWIAEQTHLAWLLDSILAIPVIGGPSLSISYIGTFLVFLYIWLPFMILPIVAALERVPASLVEASADLGAHPGATFRRVILPLALPGVVAGSIFTFSLTLGDYIIPGIIGNSRPFIGQAVYQLQGTAGNIPLAAAFTVVPIAVMSVYLMIAKRAGAFDAL, from the coding sequence ATGACCACGCTGGCGGCGCCTTCCCCTCTGCAGCGGATTTCCACGGCGCTGTATCTGCGCCCGCGCATCCTGCTGTTCCTGCTGCTCGCACCGCCACTCATCTGGCTGGGTGTGATCTACCTGGGATCGCTGTTCGCGCTGCTGTTGCAGAGCTTTTTCTATATCGACGAGTTCGCGGGAACCATCGTCCACGACTTTTCGCTGCGTACCTACGGCGAGCTGTTCACGCGCGCCAACTTCGACATCTTCCTGCGTACTGCGGTAATGGCGGCGGTAGTCACGGTCGCCGCGGCGATCGTCGCCTTTCCCATCGCCTATTACATGGTGCGCTACGCCTCCCTGAAGACCAAGGCGCTGCTGTATCTGGCGGTGATGCTGCCGCTGTGGTCGAGCTATCTGGTGCGGGTCTATGCCTGGAAGCTGATCCTGGCGAAGGAAGGCATCGTGACCTGGATCGCGGAGCAGACGCATCTGGCCTGGCTGCTCGACTCGATCCTCGCCATTCCGGTCATCGGCGGTCCCTCGCTCTCGATCTCTTATATAGGCACGTTTCTGGTGTTCCTGTACATCTGGCTGCCGTTCATGATCCTGCCGATCGTCGCGGCGCTGGAGCGGGTGCCGGCCTCGCTCGTCGAGGCTTCGGCCGATCTGGGCGCGCATCCCGGTGCGACCTTCCGCAGGGTGATCCTCCCGCTGGCGCTGCCGGGAGTGGTGGCCGGTTCGATCTTCACCTTCTCGCTCACCCTGGGCGACTACATCATTCCCGGCATCATCGGCAATTCGCGCCCCTTCATCGGCCAGGCGGTCTACCAGCTCCAAGGCACCGCGGGCAACATCCCGCTGGCTGCGGCGTTCACCGTGGTGCCAATCGCAGTCATGTCCGTCTATCTGATGATCGCAAAGCGTGCGGGAGCCTTCGATGCGCTCTAG